A window of the Nitrosopumilus ureiphilus genome harbors these coding sequences:
- a CDS encoding metallophosphoesterase, whose product MLQTRIIPSKPALILEGKKKNLIVTDIHLGFESALQSNEIFIGKNSTVNETIQELSEIIDSENPDSVILLGDIKSSIKNISRNEWNEVPLFFEEIRKKCDVILIPGNHDANIQKLVPENISMISSTGMVEENVLLTHGHTMPSENFSHIDKIIMGHIHPVFFQEDSIMNGQRVWISLKTEKQKIFPSKSGELEIIIVPSFNRYFYATQKRHYKKSISPIIERLEISSAKIVSLEGAVLGDESIIKQVL is encoded by the coding sequence ATGTTGCAAACTAGAATCATCCCATCAAAACCTGCATTAATTTTAGAAGGTAAAAAAAAGAATCTCATAGTAACAGATATTCATTTAGGATTTGAGAGTGCTTTGCAATCAAACGAGATTTTTATAGGAAAAAATTCAACAGTTAATGAAACAATTCAAGAATTATCAGAAATTATCGATTCGGAGAATCCTGATTCAGTGATTCTGCTAGGAGATATAAAATCAAGCATCAAAAACATATCAAGAAACGAATGGAATGAAGTTCCTTTATTTTTTGAAGAAATTAGAAAAAAATGTGATGTAATATTAATTCCAGGCAATCATGATGCAAATATTCAGAAATTAGTACCAGAAAATATTTCCATGATTAGTTCAACAGGAATGGTTGAAGAGAATGTATTGCTAACACACGGACATACAATGCCATCAGAAAACTTTTCCCATATTGATAAAATCATAATGGGGCACATACATCCAGTGTTTTTTCAAGAAGATTCAATCATGAATGGGCAGAGAGTATGGATTTCACTCAAGACAGAAAAACAGAAAATATTTCCATCAAAGTCGGGGGAATTAGAAATAATTATTGTTCCATCATTTAACAGATATTTTTATGCCACACAAAAACGACATTACAAAAAATCAATCTCACCAATCATAGAAAGATTGGAGATTTCATCTGCAAAGATCGTGTCATTAGAAGGAGCAGTTTTAGGGGACGAATCAATCATCAAGCAAGTGTTGTAA
- a CDS encoding RNA-guided endonuclease InsQ/TnpB family protein, which translates to MKTIKSIKQNVPQNHDLDSMMETFRKMVNHCIRIGLENNCSTLKRLSMLSYHELSRYDILSSYKLNAISQACGRLSQMKQSIKRGRKTKSPFVRKQFLTNCYGIKINGSLLSIPYKPRQPIHILLNHHTLKILSDPTMTVRSFSLTAFNISLCISKEIEEIECTKIVGIDRNLRNVTCGNDSLVTFYKTNKLLSIKQNTIHARAGFKRNDHRKKRQYYKNLQQRLQNRTKQFIHKISKDIINHAVETKSAIAFEDLKGIRKLYRKGNGQGKKYRGKLNGWQFYELQRQVQYKALWVGIPVVFVDPKRTSKLCPICGKRIQEDIQNRRKLLCTNCGKSMDRDVIASMNIAHKAWSRFTHAKGDTGEATSELFSRMSEPICCNYNDVAIRIVDVSKSRSP; encoded by the coding sequence TTGAAGACAATCAAGTCAATAAAACAGAACGTTCCACAAAACCATGATTTAGATTCCATGATGGAAACATTCCGTAAAATGGTAAACCATTGTATCAGAATTGGATTAGAAAACAACTGCTCTACACTGAAAAGACTTTCCATGTTATCATACCATGAACTATCCAGATATGATATTTTGTCATCCTACAAACTAAACGCCATATCACAAGCATGTGGCAGGCTCTCACAAATGAAACAGTCAATCAAAAGAGGCAGAAAAACAAAATCACCATTTGTCAGAAAGCAATTCCTGACAAACTGCTATGGAATTAAAATTAACGGTTCATTATTATCAATCCCATACAAGCCAAGACAGCCAATCCATATTTTACTGAATCATCACACTCTAAAAATTCTGTCAGACCCAACCATGACTGTACGTTCATTCTCACTGACTGCCTTCAACATCAGTTTGTGTATCTCAAAAGAGATTGAAGAGATAGAATGTACCAAGATAGTCGGCATTGACAGGAATTTAAGAAACGTAACATGTGGCAATGACAGTCTAGTAACATTCTACAAGACAAACAAGTTACTCTCAATCAAACAAAACACAATTCATGCCAGAGCAGGATTCAAAAGAAACGATCACAGAAAGAAGAGACAGTACTACAAGAATCTGCAACAAAGACTACAAAACAGAACCAAGCAATTCATCCACAAAATCTCAAAAGATATTATAAATCATGCAGTAGAGACAAAATCTGCAATTGCTTTTGAGGACTTGAAGGGAATCAGAAAACTGTACAGAAAGGGAAATGGTCAGGGTAAAAAATACAGAGGAAAGTTGAACGGCTGGCAGTTCTATGAACTGCAAAGACAGGTGCAATACAAGGCATTGTGGGTTGGAATCCCAGTTGTCTTTGTTGACCCGAAACGCACAAGCAAGTTGTGTCCGATATGCGGAAAGAGAATCCAAGAGGACATACAAAACAGACGTAAATTATTGTGCACTAATTGTGGCAAGAGCATGGACAGGGATGTAATAGCATCCATGAACATTGCCCACAAGGCGTGGTCTAGGTTTACCCATGCCAAAGGCGATACAGGTGAAGCGACAAGTGAACTTTTTTCACGAATGTCGGAACCCATATGTTGTAATTACAATGATGTGGCAATCCGAATAGTCGATGTATCAAAGTCGAGGTCTCCATGA